The Methylobacterium sp. PvR107 genome contains a region encoding:
- a CDS encoding ABC transporter permease, producing the protein MIVQILRRLVTMALTLLVISALVFLIIKLPPGDYLTNRIMELRATGDAGSVAKAELLIRQYGLDRPVWQQYLMWIGAMPGPAGFSGLLQGDWGWSFEYDKPVAEVVGDALWLTLLINVTAVIFVHVVAIPAAIYSATHRHTVGDAVVTLLGYVGLAVPGFLLALILLFYTNRYFGLSIGGLYDSALTNQPWTWTKVRSLLAHLIVPTLVIGLGGTAAMIRRMRANLLDELAKPYTVTARAKGLPPLRALLKYPFRMSLNPFVADIGNLLPHLVSGSVLVSLVLSLPTVGPLLLDALRSQDQFMAAFILMFVAALTLVGMLISDVTLVWLDPRIRMGLR; encoded by the coding sequence GTGATCGTCCAGATTCTCCGGCGCCTGGTGACGATGGCGCTGACGCTCCTCGTCATCTCGGCGCTCGTGTTCTTGATCATCAAGCTGCCGCCGGGGGATTACCTGACGAACCGGATCATGGAGCTGCGCGCGACAGGCGACGCCGGCTCGGTGGCGAAGGCCGAGCTGCTCATCCGCCAGTACGGTCTCGATCGGCCGGTCTGGCAGCAATACCTGATGTGGATCGGGGCGATGCCGGGTCCGGCCGGGTTCTCCGGCCTCCTGCAGGGCGACTGGGGATGGTCGTTCGAGTACGACAAGCCGGTGGCGGAGGTCGTCGGCGATGCCCTCTGGCTGACGCTGCTGATCAACGTCACCGCGGTCATCTTCGTGCACGTCGTGGCCATCCCGGCCGCGATCTACTCCGCGACGCACAGGCACACGGTCGGCGACGCGGTCGTGACCCTTCTGGGCTATGTCGGCCTGGCCGTGCCGGGCTTCCTCCTCGCGCTGATCCTGTTGTTCTACACCAACCGATATTTCGGTCTCTCGATCGGGGGCCTCTACGATTCGGCCCTCACCAACCAGCCCTGGACCTGGACCAAGGTCCGCTCGCTGCTCGCGCACCTGATCGTGCCGACCCTGGTGATCGGGCTCGGCGGCACCGCGGCGATGATCCGGCGCATGCGCGCCAACCTCCTCGACGAATTGGCGAAGCCCTACACGGTGACCGCCCGTGCCAAGGGCCTCCCGCCGCTCAGAGCGCTGCTGAAATACCCGTTCCGGATGTCGCTGAACCCGTTCGTGGCGGATATCGGCAACCTGCTGCCGCACCTCGTCTCCGGATCCGTGCTGGTGTCCCTGGTGCTGAGCCTGCCGACCGTGGGGCCGCTGCTCCTCGACGCCCTGCGCAGCCAGGATCAATTTATGGCGGCGTTCATCCTGATGTTCGTCGCCGCGCTGACGCTGGTCGGCATGCTGATCTCGGACGTGACCCTCGTTTGGCTCGATCCGCGCATCCGCATGGGCTTACGATGA
- a CDS encoding ABC transporter permease has protein sequence MTDAAHAAGHFVDPAPFEPEARAESPIGAASAWRLILRKFLRHRLAVASALILLALYATVPFVEVLAPYGQARRNGDFLYAPPQGVHLFHEGRFAGPFVYPYRAHLDLDTFRRDYVVDARTPQPLRFLCRGDGYDWLGLVHTDLHLVCPPEGGTLFLLGTDKLGRDLFSRLIYGARISLTIGLVGVAISFTLGLLFGGIAGYFGGVVDAGVQRLIEVVRSLPELPLWLALSAALPPNWSPLLVFFGITVILGLLDWPGLARAVRGKLLALREEDFVQAAELMGASPTRVIGRHLIPNFMSHLIASATLSIPTMILGETALSFLGLGLRPPVTSWGVLLNESQNLAAVQLYPWLLLPVLPVLVTVLAFNFLGDGLRDAADPYH, from the coding sequence ATGACCGACGCGGCCCACGCAGCCGGCCACTTCGTTGATCCCGCGCCGTTCGAGCCGGAGGCGCGGGCCGAGAGCCCGATCGGCGCCGCATCCGCGTGGCGGTTGATCCTGCGCAAGTTCCTGCGCCACCGCCTCGCCGTCGCCTCGGCACTGATCCTGCTCGCCCTCTACGCCACCGTGCCGTTCGTGGAGGTGCTGGCGCCGTACGGGCAGGCGCGACGCAATGGCGACTTTCTCTACGCGCCGCCTCAAGGCGTGCACCTCTTCCACGAGGGGCGGTTCGCCGGCCCGTTCGTGTACCCGTATCGGGCGCATCTCGACCTCGACACGTTCCGCCGGGACTACGTCGTCGATGCGCGCACGCCTCAGCCCCTGCGCTTCCTGTGCCGGGGCGACGGCTACGACTGGCTCGGGCTCGTGCACACCGATCTGCACCTCGTCTGTCCGCCCGAGGGCGGAACCCTGTTTCTGCTCGGCACCGACAAGCTCGGCCGCGACCTGTTCTCCCGCCTGATCTATGGGGCACGGATCTCACTGACCATCGGACTCGTCGGCGTCGCCATCTCCTTCACCCTCGGCCTGCTGTTCGGCGGCATCGCGGGCTATTTCGGCGGCGTTGTCGACGCCGGGGTGCAGCGGCTGATCGAGGTGGTGCGGTCGCTGCCCGAGCTGCCGCTATGGCTTGCCCTCTCGGCCGCACTGCCCCCGAACTGGAGCCCGCTGCTCGTCTTCTTCGGCATCACGGTGATCCTCGGCCTGCTCGACTGGCCTGGCCTTGCACGGGCCGTGCGCGGCAAGCTCCTCGCGCTGCGGGAGGAGGATTTCGTCCAGGCCGCCGAGTTGATGGGCGCCTCGCCGACCCGCGTGATCGGCCGCCACCTGATCCCGAATTTCATGAGCCACCTGATCGCGTCGGCGACCTTGTCGATCCCGACCATGATCCTCGGCGAGACCGCCCTCTCCTTCCTCGGACTCGGTCTTCGGCCGCCGGTGACGAGCTGGGGCGTACTCCTCAACGAGTCCCAGAATCTGGCCGCGGTGCAGCTCTATCCGTGGTTGCTGCTGCCGGTGCTTCCGGTCCTCGTGACGGTTCTGGCTTTCAATTTTCTGGGAGACGGGCTGCGCGACGCCGCCGATCCGTATCATTGA
- a CDS encoding sensor histidine kinase, with protein MSPDHQSEGGGVPAVIPARRSWLSRRLHRFAGNGFSTQVYLIALVIALIGPGLLFTSILLMRYASAERARFEQDARENVRGIGLSLDRDTAGLVSVLQTLATSPRIRQGDFEAFDTQARLVRESIDLDVLLRRPNGQEVVNTGVPRTAPLPVVPLPFDQELSRGTQRAMVSGYVPGPTPAEATYAVGVPVMMDGEVAYILSFTVPLARLQGILSREVVPGWTTGISDRSGIVMARLPDPDAVIGRQRLASLRQVQTTTPGVWEGQDRQHKPVVVIEARSRLTGWMVATSIPQSVVDARVRRWIWAFAGFGLLVLATSSLLAVNLWSRVSRPLRLLAASGPALARGEAIPRVPSPVHEIQRLGAVLSDASLRLRTREEERDRALADTRRGLTALSESEARFRHMADSAPALIWMTDETGAVSFANLHFEHLFGMPAAEFAGDGWRRIVHPDDLDTFRAAFGEAFDARQPFRLEVRVIDRDGVVRWLQCEGVARLDDDHNFLGYTGCNIDISDAKNAEEHLLLLIHELNHRVKNTLATVQSIAAQSLRGLEGAEADAARAAFEARLLALARVHDVLTRESWEGAELSAVVADAIRPLEAGDGHASRFRVVGPALRLPPRLALSIAMALHELGTNAVKYGALSTEGGCVEISWTVRREAEAHLFLRWAESGGPLVKKPTRTGFGSRLIERSLARELAGEVTLSYEPGGVVCTINAPVPPPGLLERKSVAAPARIAPLPLAG; from the coding sequence TTGAGTCCGGATCACCAGTCCGAGGGCGGCGGCGTCCCGGCGGTGATTCCCGCGCGCCGATCCTGGCTGTCGCGGCGGCTCCACCGTTTCGCCGGCAACGGCTTCTCGACGCAGGTCTATCTGATTGCCCTGGTGATCGCCCTGATCGGTCCGGGCCTGCTGTTCACCAGCATCCTGCTCATGCGCTACGCCTCCGCGGAGCGGGCCCGGTTCGAGCAGGACGCCCGCGAGAACGTACGGGGGATCGGCCTGTCCCTCGACCGCGACACAGCTGGCCTGGTGTCGGTGCTCCAAACGCTGGCGACCTCGCCGCGGATCCGCCAGGGCGACTTCGAAGCCTTCGACACGCAAGCCCGCCTCGTGCGCGAGTCAATCGACTTGGACGTGCTGCTTCGGCGCCCCAACGGCCAGGAAGTGGTCAATACCGGCGTCCCGCGCACCGCGCCGCTGCCGGTGGTTCCGCTGCCGTTCGATCAGGAGCTGTCCCGGGGCACCCAGCGGGCGATGGTGAGCGGCTACGTGCCCGGCCCGACCCCCGCGGAGGCGACCTACGCGGTCGGCGTGCCCGTCATGATGGATGGCGAGGTCGCCTACATCCTGAGCTTCACCGTGCCGCTCGCGCGGCTCCAGGGCATCCTGTCGCGCGAGGTCGTACCCGGATGGACGACAGGGATCAGTGACCGCTCCGGCATCGTGATGGCGCGCCTGCCGGATCCGGATGCCGTGATCGGCCGTCAGCGGCTCGCCAGCCTTCGGCAGGTCCAGACGACGACGCCAGGCGTGTGGGAGGGCCAGGATCGCCAGCACAAGCCAGTGGTCGTGATCGAGGCGCGCTCGCGGCTGACCGGCTGGATGGTCGCCACGAGCATCCCGCAGAGCGTCGTCGACGCGCGGGTCCGGCGCTGGATCTGGGCTTTCGCGGGCTTCGGCCTGCTGGTGCTGGCCACCTCGTCGCTGCTGGCGGTCAATCTCTGGTCGCGGGTGTCGCGCCCGCTGCGCCTGCTGGCCGCTTCCGGACCGGCCCTCGCCCGCGGCGAAGCGATTCCGCGCGTGCCCTCGCCGGTTCATGAGATTCAGCGGCTCGGAGCGGTGCTGTCGGACGCCTCGCTGCGGCTGCGGACGCGGGAGGAGGAGCGCGACCGCGCACTCGCCGACACGCGGCGCGGCCTGACGGCCCTCAGCGAGAGCGAGGCCCGATTCCGCCACATGGCCGATTCGGCGCCGGCGCTGATCTGGATGACCGATGAGACCGGCGCCGTCAGCTTCGCGAACCTGCATTTCGAGCACCTGTTCGGCATGCCGGCGGCGGAGTTTGCCGGCGACGGATGGCGGCGGATCGTACATCCGGACGATCTCGACACCTTCCGCGCGGCCTTCGGCGAGGCCTTCGATGCGCGCCAGCCGTTCCGCCTCGAGGTCCGGGTGATCGACAGGGACGGAGTGGTGCGCTGGCTCCAGTGCGAGGGCGTGGCGCGCCTCGACGATGACCACAACTTCCTCGGCTATACGGGCTGCAACATTGACATCTCGGACGCGAAGAACGCCGAGGAGCACCTGCTGCTCCTGATTCACGAGCTGAACCACCGGGTGAAGAACACGCTGGCGACCGTCCAGTCGATCGCCGCCCAATCTTTGCGCGGTCTCGAAGGCGCCGAGGCCGACGCCGCGCGGGCCGCATTCGAGGCGCGCCTCCTGGCCCTCGCCCGCGTGCACGACGTCCTGACCCGCGAGAGCTGGGAGGGCGCGGAACTCTCGGCGGTGGTGGCGGACGCGATCCGGCCGCTGGAAGCGGGCGATGGCCACGCCTCGCGGTTCCGTGTGGTCGGGCCGGCGCTGCGCCTGCCGCCGCGGCTCGCGCTCTCGATCGCCATGGCGCTGCACGAACTCGGGACCAACGCCGTGAAGTACGGGGCGCTCTCGACCGAGGGCGGCTGCGTCGAAATCTCCTGGACGGTGCGCCGCGAGGCGGAGGCGCATCTGTTCCTGCGCTGGGCGGAGAGCGGCGGGCCGCTCGTCAAGAAGCCGACCCGCACCGGGTTCGGCTCGCGTCTGATCGAGCGTAGCCTCGCCCGGGAACTGGCCGGCGAAGTCACGTTGTCCTACGAGCCGGGCGGCGTGGTCTGCACCATCAACGCGCCGGTGCCCCCGCCGGGCCTGCTCGAGCGGAAGAGCGTCGCCGCACCGGCTCGGATCGCGCCGCTGCCGCTGGCGGGGTAG
- a CDS encoding SelT/SelW/SelH family protein, producing the protein MHERPAAAEPDSDLTTGTQAPVNRPRVAITYCTQCNWLLRSAWMAQELLSTFRDDLGEVALIPATGGAFRIELDGALLWERVRDGGFPDVKALKQRVRDRLDPERDLGHIDRS; encoded by the coding sequence ATGCACGAGAGGCCAGCGGCCGCAGAGCCCGACAGCGACCTGACCACGGGGACGCAGGCGCCGGTGAACCGGCCGCGCGTCGCGATCACCTACTGCACGCAGTGCAACTGGCTGTTGCGCTCGGCCTGGATGGCGCAGGAGCTGCTCTCGACCTTCCGCGACGATCTGGGTGAGGTCGCCCTGATTCCCGCCACAGGCGGGGCGTTCCGCATCGAGCTCGACGGCGCGCTGCTGTGGGAGCGGGTGCGCGACGGGGGCTTCCCCGATGTGAAGGCGCTGAAGCAACGGGTGCGGGACCGCCTCGACCCGGAGCGCGATCTCGGCCATATCGACCGATCATGA
- a CDS encoding acyl-CoA carboxylase subunit beta, which translates to MKDILDKLEERRALARLGGGEKRVEAQHKRGKLTARERIELLLDHGSFEEFDMFVQHRSTDFGMEKQKIPGDGVVTGWGTINGRTVFLFSKDFTVFGGSLSEAHAQKIVKVQDMALKMRAPIIGIFDAGGARIQEGVAALGGYGEVFRRNVMASGVIPQISVIMGPCAGGDVYSPAMTDFIFMVRDTSYMFVTGPDVVKTVTNEVVTAEELGGAKVHTTKSSIADGSFENDVEAILQIRRLLDFLPANNIDGVPELESFDEVDRLDMSLDTLIPDNPNKPYDMGEVIRRVADEGDFFEIQAAYARNIITGFGRIEGRTVGFVANQPLVLAGVLDSDASRKAARFVRYCDAFGIPIVTFVDVPGFLPGTAQEYGGLIKHGAKLLFAYSQATVPLVTIITRKAFGGAYDVMASKHVGADVNYAWPTAQIAVMGAKGAVEIIFRSELGDPEKIAARTGEYEDRFLSPFVAAERGYIDEVIMPHSTRRRIARALGMLRTKEMEQPWKKHDNIPL; encoded by the coding sequence ATGAAGGATATCCTCGACAAGCTCGAAGAGCGTCGGGCGCTGGCCCGGCTCGGCGGTGGCGAGAAGCGCGTCGAGGCACAGCACAAGCGCGGCAAGCTGACGGCGCGGGAACGTATCGAACTCCTCCTCGACCACGGGTCGTTCGAGGAATTCGACATGTTCGTGCAGCATCGTTCCACTGATTTCGGCATGGAGAAGCAGAAGATTCCCGGCGACGGCGTCGTGACCGGTTGGGGCACGATCAACGGCCGCACGGTCTTCCTGTTCTCGAAGGATTTCACGGTGTTCGGCGGCTCTCTCTCGGAGGCGCATGCCCAGAAGATCGTGAAGGTCCAGGACATGGCGCTGAAGATGCGTGCCCCGATCATCGGCATCTTCGATGCCGGCGGCGCGCGCATCCAGGAGGGCGTGGCGGCGCTCGGCGGCTACGGCGAGGTGTTCCGCCGCAACGTCATGGCCTCGGGGGTGATCCCGCAGATCTCGGTGATCATGGGGCCCTGCGCGGGCGGCGACGTCTACTCTCCCGCCATGACCGACTTCATCTTCATGGTCCGCGACACGAGCTACATGTTCGTGACCGGCCCCGATGTGGTGAAGACCGTGACCAACGAAGTCGTGACCGCCGAGGAACTCGGTGGCGCAAAGGTGCACACGACCAAGTCGTCCATCGCCGACGGCTCCTTCGAGAACGACGTCGAGGCGATCCTCCAGATCCGGCGCCTGCTCGATTTCCTCCCCGCCAACAACATCGACGGCGTTCCGGAACTCGAGAGCTTCGACGAGGTCGATCGTCTCGACATGTCGCTGGACACGCTGATCCCCGACAATCCCAACAAGCCCTACGACATGGGCGAGGTAATCCGCCGCGTGGCGGACGAGGGCGACTTCTTCGAGATCCAGGCCGCCTACGCGCGCAACATCATCACAGGCTTCGGCCGGATCGAGGGGCGCACCGTCGGATTCGTGGCCAACCAGCCGCTGGTCCTGGCGGGCGTGCTCGATTCGGACGCGTCACGAAAAGCCGCGCGGTTCGTGCGCTACTGCGACGCGTTCGGCATCCCGATTGTCACCTTCGTGGACGTGCCGGGCTTCCTGCCGGGCACGGCCCAGGAATACGGCGGCCTGATCAAGCACGGCGCCAAGCTGCTGTTCGCCTATTCGCAGGCCACAGTGCCGCTGGTGACGATCATCACCCGCAAGGCCTTCGGCGGTGCCTACGACGTCATGGCGTCGAAACATGTCGGCGCGGACGTGAACTATGCGTGGCCGACGGCGCAGATCGCCGTGATGGGTGCCAAGGGCGCGGTGGAGATCATCTTCCGCAGCGAGCTCGGCGACCCCGAGAAGATCGCGGCGCGCACGGGCGAGTACGAGGATCGCTTCCTGTCGCCATTCGTGGCCGCTGAGCGCGGCTACATCGACGAGGTGATCATGCCGCACTCGACGCGGCGCCGGATTGCGCGGGCGCTCGGCATGCTCCGGACCAAGGAGATGGAGCAGCCCTGGAAGAAGCACGACAACATCCCGCTCTGA
- a CDS encoding ABC transporter ATPase, translating into MRAIVPCLALVVLATSHISVQAQSCDALVDKVTAETTAKTAERSSDYASFTAGPDMTLTLACGGPDLSSVGAQFRGASPPDSYYDLFGHAGHAVTGIDAAVITDAAHRAQAAATKLRHSNVDLGGARVTCSAMVSPDKGPLTLCAVIEHSDRS; encoded by the coding sequence ATGCGCGCAATCGTTCCCTGTCTGGCTCTCGTGGTGCTGGCGACCAGCCACATCTCCGTTCAAGCGCAGTCCTGCGACGCCCTCGTCGACAAGGTCACGGCGGAGACCACCGCCAAGACCGCGGAGCGCAGCAGCGACTACGCAAGCTTTACCGCCGGGCCGGACATGACCCTCACGCTCGCCTGCGGCGGCCCCGACCTGTCCTCGGTCGGCGCTCAATTCCGCGGTGCGAGCCCACCGGACAGCTATTATGACCTGTTCGGTCACGCGGGGCATGCGGTCACGGGCATCGATGCCGCAGTGATCACGGACGCCGCCCATCGCGCCCAGGCCGCAGCCACGAAGCTGCGGCACAGCAATGTCGATCTCGGCGGGGCCCGGGTGACCTGCTCGGCGATGGTCTCGCCCGACAAGGGCCCCCTGACCCTCTGCGCGGTGATCGAGCACAGCGACCGGAGCTGA
- a CDS encoding metallophosphoesterase: MLILPTRRQFLAGLGAGAGVAAATGVYAFDVEPMHRLVVTSYAPALPNWDPGLRLRVAVLADFHVCEPFMPFDRVAEIVDATNALKPDLVLLLGDYPAGKIAWRKLPLTQFARMMEDLEAPLGTHAILGNHDWWDDKAVQQARRGPPAVKGLLEARGIPVLENQALRLTKDGRPFWIAGLADQQPFEDVWTSVSYADVRRTLEAVTDSAPVILMAHEPDIFMDVPDRVSLTLAGHTHGGQVRIFGRSPAIRKIDGHDYSYGHVIQDGRHMIVSGGFGMSRIPMRFGVPPEIVLLELGLPDPAIAGA, translated from the coding sequence ATGCTGATTCTGCCGACCCGACGGCAGTTCCTGGCAGGGCTCGGAGCGGGCGCGGGCGTGGCGGCCGCGACCGGAGTCTACGCCTTCGACGTCGAGCCGATGCACCGGCTGGTCGTCACGTCCTACGCGCCAGCCTTGCCGAACTGGGATCCGGGTTTGCGCCTGCGGGTCGCGGTGCTCGCGGATTTCCATGTCTGCGAGCCGTTCATGCCCTTCGACCGCGTGGCGGAGATCGTGGACGCGACCAATGCGCTCAAGCCCGATCTCGTGCTGCTGCTCGGTGATTACCCGGCCGGCAAGATCGCGTGGCGCAAGTTGCCGCTCACCCAATTCGCCCGGATGATGGAGGATCTGGAGGCGCCGCTCGGAACGCACGCGATCCTGGGCAATCACGATTGGTGGGACGACAAGGCCGTCCAGCAGGCGCGCCGCGGGCCGCCTGCGGTCAAGGGTCTACTGGAGGCGCGCGGAATCCCGGTCTTGGAAAACCAAGCGCTGCGTCTGACCAAGGACGGACGCCCGTTCTGGATCGCCGGCCTCGCCGACCAGCAGCCCTTCGAGGACGTCTGGACGTCCGTCAGCTACGCCGACGTGCGACGCACGCTCGAAGCGGTCACCGATTCGGCGCCGGTGATCCTGATGGCGCACGAGCCCGACATCTTCATGGACGTCCCCGATCGCGTCTCCCTCACCCTGGCCGGCCATACCCATGGCGGGCAGGTCCGGATCTTCGGCCGTTCACCTGCGATCCGGAAGATCGACGGCCACGATTATTCGTACGGACACGTCATCCAGGACGGACGGCACATGATCGTCTCAGGCGGCTTCGGAATGAGCCGCATCCCGATGCGATTCGGCGTGCCCCCGGAGATCGTGCTCCTCGAACTGGGACTGCCGGATCCGGCCATCGCCGGCGCCTGA